From Pseudomonas sp. AN-1:
GCCGAAGCGCAGCATGAAGATGTCCTGCAGGGTGTAGCGGCTGATCAGGCCCAGCGGGCGGCCATCGGCGTCGACCACCGGCAGTGACAGGAACGCCTTGCACTCCGGGGTGAGCAGGCGGTCGGCGACGTCGGCGATGCTCATCTCGGCCTCCAGCGGCGCCACGGGCATCAGCAGGTAGTTCAGGACTCTCTGGTGGGTCATGGCAGCTCCCGGCCTCCGGTTGCGAGAGGCCGCCATTGAAACAGCGCAAGGTTGCGATGGTGTGAACGCGGCCCGCTGGCGCCGGCGGTTTTCCGCCGGCCGGCGAATGGCGTATCCGCCGGCGGCGGCATCGGCGAAAATGCCGGCGAATTTCCTTGGCTCCCAACAGGACCTCCCCATGAAAGACCAGCTGGTTGAGCTGATCACCCTGATCAGCTCGGGCTGCATGCGCGACGACGAGATCGCCCGCATCGCCGACGAAGCCGCCCAGGCCTATGCCGATCCGCAGGCGTTCCTCGCCGCCAATCCCGACATCAACTACGACGACGACTTCCCCATCCCGCTGGGCGAATGGGTGGTGGTCGGCAGCCTGCCGGACACCGTGCTGTTCCTGGGCGACAGCCCCAGCGAGCTGTTCCAGCAGATCCGCGACTCCTTCGGCCCTGGCGTGCCCTTCGTGCTGACCGCCAAGCAGCTGGCCAAGGCCGACCTGCTCGCCGGCCTGCGCCGCATCCAGGTGCAGCTGAGCGCGCTGTATCCGGAGAAGGGCGGCTACGTGCTGGTTGACTTCAGCGAGCCGCTGGACGACGAGCTGCAGTGCGTGCTGGTGTACACCGCCGACCTGCCGCGGGTGCTGGAGCTGGCGGTGGAGGTGGGCATCTACGCCGCGCCGGCCTACGAGAGCCTGCTGGCGCAGCTCGAGGAAGGCGGCGAGGACGAGTAAGCGTCCCGGCCGCGCCCTGTCGGCGTCTCCCGCCGCCCCATTTTCGCCCCGCGTGCGCAAGGGCTGTGCACGCGGTCGTCGGCCGGGCTCCCGCTGGACGAAGCGAATTTCCCTGCTCCCGCTGAAACCCTCGTCAAATCAACGGATTGAAAGAGTCTGGCATGCCATGTGCTTTCCCTTTGAGAACAAAATGTTCTCTTGGGTAATTTTATCCGTCGTGCAGCGGCCCCCGGCCGCGTTGCCCGGCGGGAGCACGGGAGGGGTGGCGGATGAGTGGCGCGGTCACGGGCGCGATGCCCAGCAAGCCGGTGTACGCACCGGAGGTTTCCATCCTCGCCAGCGGGCGACGCCTGCTGGTGATCCAGGATGCCGGCGCGGAGGAGGCTGCCCGTCTGCACGGGCAACTGACGGCCGACGGCCGGGCGGTGGAGCGGGTCGCCCTGCACGGCGAAGCCGGCGGCGGCGATTTCGAGCTGCTGCAGGTGCGCGTGCTCGCCCTGCTGTCGGCGGCGCCGGTCGGCAGCCGCCTGTACGTCTGCGGCGACGAGAGCTTCCTCTGGCGCGTCTACCGCCTGGCGCGCAGCAGCGGCCTGCTCGCCGAGGAGATCGAACTGGTGCGCGCCGGTAGCCGCCGCGAGCTGTACTGCGTGCACTGCGCGCACCTGCAGAGTATCGGCGGCGAGGGTGAGGTGACCTGCCAGGGCTGCGGCGTGCGCCTGCTGGTGCGCGAGCATTTCTCCCGGCGCCTGGGCGCCTACATGGGCGTGTGCCTGGACCCGGACCAGCCCTTCGCGGAGGCCCGGCCATGAACGGACTGCTCGACGTGCGGGTGGCCGCGGTGCGCCAGCTGACCCCGCTGGTGCGCGAATTCACCTTCGAGGCCGCGCACGGCATGCTGCCCGGCTTTTCCGCCGGCAGCCATGTGCTGGTGCACCTGCCGACGGCGCAGCGCACCCTGCGCAACGCCTACTCGCTGCTCGGCGATCCGGCCGATGCGCAGCGCTACCGCATCGCCGTGCGCCTGCAGGAGGACTCGCGCGGCGGCTCGCGCTTCCTGCACGAACAGGTGGGTGAGGGCGACCGCCTGCAGCTGTCGCCGCCGGCCAACCTGTTCGCCCTGCATTCCCAGGCGCAGCATCACCTGCTGATCGCCGGCGGCATCGGCATCACCCCGTTCCTCGCCCAGAGCGCCGAACTGCAGCGCCGCGGCGCCAGCTTCGAGCTGCACCATGCCTGCCGCGGCGGGCTCACCGATGCCTATCGCGACGAGCTGACCGCACGTCTCGGCGCACGCTTCCACGCTTACGACGCCGGCGCCGGCGCGCGCCTCGACCTGGCGGCCGTGCTGGCCGGCCAGCCGCTCGGCAGCCACGTCTACGTCTGCGGTCCGCAGCGGCTGATCGACGGCGTGCGCGAGGCGGCCGCCGCTCTCGGCTGGCCGGCGCAGCGGGTGCACTGGGAAGCCTTCGCCGCCGCGCCCGGTGCCGGTGCGCCGGCCGAACCCTTCGTCGCCGAGCTGGCGGGGAGCGGCCGGCGCATCGCGGTGCCCGCCGAGGTCAGCCTGCTGGAGGCGCTGGAAGCCGCCGGGGTGGCGGTGCCCAGCCTGTGCCGCGGCGGGGTCTGCGGTCAGTGCGCGACGCGCCATCTCGCCGGCGAGGTCGAGCATCGCGACGCATGCCTCGGCGCCGCCGAGCGCACCCGCCAGCTGATGCCCTGCGTTTCCCGCGGCCGTTGCGGCAGCACCCTGTTGCTCGATCTCTGAGAGGAGTAGTCCGTCATGCCCGTCACCCTCAAGCCGCTGGAAAGCTACCGGGACGATTTCACCTTCCGCAACAGCCCGCAGGCCATCGCGCGCTTTCCCTTCCCGTTCCCCGAAGACCAGTACATGTACTCGGTCAACATCGAGCCGGCCGGCTGCGGCGCGCCGGGCTCGGTGTTCGAGCACTGCTTCGACATCGACGAGCACTACCGCTCGGAAACCGCCGAGCGCGCGCGGGTGCTGGCCCGCGATCCGCTGCGCTGCGTGGTCATGCCGCACATGCACGAGGCCTGCTGGGACGCGCTGGAAATGCTGATGACCCACCTGGCCGCCGATTACCCGGAGCTGTTCCGCCTGACCCGCGACGGCGACCAGTGGACCTGGGAGAACCACGCCCTCGACATCCGCCAGCGCTTCACCTTCGGCGACGCCGACACCTTGCCCTACGAGCCGCTGGAGTACATCGGCCGCCAGGTGCAGGGCGACTTCGCCCTGCTCGACCAGCGCGACGGCGACCTGTTCATGGACGCCGGCCTGGTCACCGGGCCGGCCGACTGGTCGCTGGCCTTCGACGCCGGCATGAGCTTCAGGCAGTGGCATGCGCCGGTGCCGATGGCCCACCAGCTGGGCGTGTTCGACCGCGCGCTGAAGTTTTTGCTGAACATCCCGGTCGAGCGCCCGGCGCGCCGGCTGAACTGGACCATGACCGTCAACCCGCGTCTGGACACTTCCTCGGAAACCTTCCACGAGTGGGGCCACGAGCGCGGCCTGGTCACCGCGGACAACGTCGCGAAACTGGTGCACCTGCGCGTCGAGCTGCAGCACATGGCGCGCCTGCCGCGCAGCAACGCGCTGCTGTTCGGCATCCGCACCTACCTGATCAGCCTCGAGGAGCTGGCGAGCAACCCGGTCTGGGCGCGGCGCCTGCACCGCGTGCTGCGCGACCTGCCCGAGGCCATCGCCGACTACAAGGGCCTGACCCGCTACCGGCAGACGGTGGTGGACTGGCTGCGCCAGTACGACCCCGACGCCGAGGTCGCTGCGTAGCGTTACCCACCATGGCCGGTGGATAAGCCGCAGGCGGCGTCATCCACCCTGCGATTACCCGAATACCCCGACCGCCTTG
This genomic window contains:
- a CDS encoding dimethylamine monooxygenase subunit DmmA family protein; its protein translation is MSGAVTGAMPSKPVYAPEVSILASGRRLLVIQDAGAEEAARLHGQLTADGRAVERVALHGEAGGGDFELLQVRVLALLSAAPVGSRLYVCGDESFLWRVYRLARSSGLLAEEIELVRAGSRRELYCVHCAHLQSIGGEGEVTCQGCGVRLLVREHFSRRLGAYMGVCLDPDQPFAEARP
- a CDS encoding PDR/VanB family oxidoreductase, which codes for MNGLLDVRVAAVRQLTPLVREFTFEAAHGMLPGFSAGSHVLVHLPTAQRTLRNAYSLLGDPADAQRYRIAVRLQEDSRGGSRFLHEQVGEGDRLQLSPPANLFALHSQAQHHLLIAGGIGITPFLAQSAELQRRGASFELHHACRGGLTDAYRDELTARLGARFHAYDAGAGARLDLAAVLAGQPLGSHVYVCGPQRLIDGVREAAAALGWPAQRVHWEAFAAAPGAGAPAEPFVAELAGSGRRIAVPAEVSLLEALEAAGVAVPSLCRGGVCGQCATRHLAGEVEHRDACLGAAERTRQLMPCVSRGRCGSTLLLDL
- a CDS encoding DUF3445 domain-containing protein is translated as MPVTLKPLESYRDDFTFRNSPQAIARFPFPFPEDQYMYSVNIEPAGCGAPGSVFEHCFDIDEHYRSETAERARVLARDPLRCVVMPHMHEACWDALEMLMTHLAADYPELFRLTRDGDQWTWENHALDIRQRFTFGDADTLPYEPLEYIGRQVQGDFALLDQRDGDLFMDAGLVTGPADWSLAFDAGMSFRQWHAPVPMAHQLGVFDRALKFLLNIPVERPARRLNWTMTVNPRLDTSSETFHEWGHERGLVTADNVAKLVHLRVELQHMARLPRSNALLFGIRTYLISLEELASNPVWARRLHRVLRDLPEAIADYKGLTRYRQTVVDWLRQYDPDAEVAA